The following is a genomic window from Amycolatopsis australiensis.
CACGCCGCTGCCGAGCAGCAGCCACTTGTGCCGTCCCGCGGTCGCCCGCAGCAGCTTCAGCAGCACCGGGAACAGCAGGTACACCTGCATCGTCACGAGCAGGAAGTACAGGTGGTACCACGCACCGCCGGTCACCAGGTCCTTGAGCAGCAGGCGCATCGACGCTTCGAGCGAGCCGGGCTGCTGCGTGCCGGTGACCAGCGAGTACGCCCAGAAGAACATCGACCAGGCCAGGTACGGCGTCGCGACCAGCGGCAGCCGCCGTCGCCAGAAGTCGCCGGGGGCGATCTCGCGGCGGCGGTTCTGGAACACCAGGACGAACCCGGTCAGCGCGAAGAACGCCTCCCGCGTGAAGTGCAGCGGCGTCTCGACGGCGTTGGCCCCCACGTCCTGCGCGTAGTTGGTCGCGCCCACCACGTGGATGAGGATCACGCAGGCGAACGTGATCAACCGGAACAGGTCGATCTGGTGGAGGTACGGCGCTTTGCCGCCCGGTCTGGCGACGTGGGCGGGCGCTTCGAGCGTGGCCTGGGCGGTCGTCATCGTGCCGCCGTTCCGGCACCGTCGTCGGCGTGGTTCACGTTCTCAGACTTGCCACCCATTCTGTGAATTTCCCATGAAGCCACTGGGAACCGCCTGTTGGCCCAGGTCCCCGGGCATGTCGGATATGCCACGTCCGCTCGGGGAGCGGAGAACCGGTGATGATGCTAGTGCGGTGCGTGACGGCCCACCACACGGGCGGGGTGGGCACCCGCGTGGCGGACCGTCCGCGGCCGGGTCAGAAGGCGGCCGCGCCGTTCGGCGTGCCGAGGCCGGTCGGGCCGTCGTAGCCGGTCACGGCGGTGCACAGGTAGCCGCCGCCGCACGAGCCGTTGCTGCCGCCGCTCACGTCGTAGAGCGACGATGTGTGCGAGTACACAGTGTTCGCGCCGGTGACGCCGCTGACCCCGCCGAGCGCGTAGACGCCGCCGACGAGCGGGGCCGCGACGCTGGTGCCGCCGAACACCATCCAGCCGGAGCGGCCCTGGTAGGCCGTGCTGTCGTAGACCGCGACACCGGTGGCCGGGTCGGCGACCGCGCTGACGTCGGCCACCGTCCGCTTGCCGCAGCCGCTGTCGGACTGCCAGGACGGCTTGGCGACGTACGCCGAGCAGCCACTGCCCGCGCCGCTCCACGCTGTCTCGCTCCAGCCGCGGGTGTTCGACGCCTTCGTGAGGCTGGTGCCGCCGACGGCGGTCACGTAGCGCGACGCCGCGGGGAACTCGACGCCGTAGCCGGAGTCGCCCGAGCTGACCGTGACGGCGACACCGGGGTGGTTGAAGTACTGGCTTTCGTCGGTCGTCTCGCCGGAGTACTCGCTGCCGCCGTAGGAGTTGCTGACCACCTCGGCACCGAGCCCCACCGCGGTGTTCACGGCGGTGCCGAGGTTCGCCATGCTCGGCGTGGTCGCCTCGACCAGCAGGATGTTGCACTTCGGGCAGATCGCCGACGTCATGTCGAGGTCGAGCGAGATCTCCTGGGCCCAGCCGCCGTCCTTGCGCGGGTAGGTGGTACCGCCGCTCTGGTCGGCCTTGGCGAAGCACGGCGTGGTGCTCGCGTCGACCGACGACGGCGTGCAGGACGCCAGTGCGGGGATGCCGTACTGGGCGCGGTAGACGTTGACGTCGGCGAAGGCGGTCGGGGCGTCGTAGGCGTCCACGATAGCGATCGTGCGGCCGGCACCGGCGCTGCCCGCGAGCGTGCCGAGGTTGTAGGCGGAGAGCAGGTCGGCCGGGCCCAGCCCGGACGGCATGGCGGCGGCCGCCGCGGGGACGGCGTCGGTGTCGATCCAGGCGTTGCAGGCGGCGAACCCGGCGGGGGCGGCCGAGCAGACGCGCTGGGCGTGCCCGTGCTGGGCGGGGGCCGCCTCGGCGACGGGCGCCGTGACGGCGAGGGCGACGGTGAAGGCTGCGGCGAATACTGGCGTTCTACGCACAGTGAACCTCCGGAAGGTGGGGACCCGGCCGGCGCGGACCGGTGAGCGAAGACGGTAAGCCGCCGTTCGGCCGTGTGACACAGACCAAAGTCGTGTCAGCTTTGGTGCGAACGGAGGAAAAACCGGGCGCTGGTGCGCAAATCCGGCAGTGTCAGCCCGCAGGCCGCTCGCCGGGCTCGTCGCCGAAGAGGGAACGCAGGGTCACCTCACGGTTCACCCGCACGTGCTCGACCGCGGACGCCTTCGCGCGGTCCGGGTCCCCGGACGCGATCGCCTCGTAGAGCCGGCGGTGCTCGCCGAGCAGGTCCGTCCAGTGCTCGTTCTGGCTCGTCAGCCAGCGCAGCCTGCCCTCCAGCGGCTGCAGCATCGTGCTCAGCAGCCCGTTGCCGGCGACGGCCACGATCTCGTCGTGGAACCGCGAGTTGAGCACGGTGATCCGGGCCGCGTCGCCCCGGGCCGTCGCGCGGGCGGCGTCGGCGAGCATCCGCTCCAGCCGCTTCAGCTCCGCCGCGCCGGCACGCTCTGCGGCGAGCCCCGCGGCGAGCCCTTCGAGCGCCTCCCGGACGTCGAACAGCTCCTCGACGTCGATCCGCGCCAGCTGCCGGACGACGACCCGGCGCGGCGATTGGACGACGACGAACCCCTCGGCTTCGAGGCTGCGGATGGCCTCGCGGACGGGGACGCGCGAGACGCCGAGGTCCTCGGCCAGTTCGCGCTCGACCAGCCGGTCGCCCGGGCGGAGACGGCCGGTGAGGATCCGTTCGCGCAGCTCTTCCCGCACCCGCTGCCGGGTGGCCGCGAGGGGCTGCCGCTCGTTCACCGCTCCCCCTTCAACACCGTCGTAACCGGCCGTAACAGGAGTTTATCGGCAGGAGGGTTGACGGCGGCGGACCAGGGGGTGATATTTGGGATGCCAAATTTTGGTATCCCAAATCGTCGTCCCTGCACGTCGATCGGAGGGCCCCGCATGACCGCCGCCCCGCTCGCCTCCACTCGGCAAGAGACCGCCGCGCCACCGGACCCCCGGCTCTGGAACGAAGACCTCGCCCCGGCGAAGGAACGCCGCTGGAAGGTCTACGACATCTTCGCGCTGTGGATGTCCGACGTGCACAACCTCGGCAACTACACCTTCGCGGCCGGGTTGTTCGTGCTCGGGCTGTCGGCCTGGCAGGTGTTCACCGCGCTGCTGTTCGGGTTCGTGATCATCTACGCCGGCATGAACCTGATGGGCCGGATCGGGCAGCGCACCGGCGTGCCCTTCCCGGTGGTGGCCCGGATCAGCTTCGGCACGTTCGGCGCCAACCTGCCCGCCCTGATCCGCGCGATCATCGCGATCTTCTGGTACGGCATCCAGACCTACCTCGCGAGCGTCGCGATCACGGTGCTGGCGCTCGCCATCGACCCGGGCCTGAAACCGCTGACCGAACACGGTTTCCTCGGCCTGCACTTCCTCGGCTGGATCTGCTTCGTTGCCCTGTGGGCGGTCCAGGCGCTGATCCTGACCCGCGGCATGGAGTCGGTGCGCAAGTTCCAGGACTGGTGCGGGCCGGCGATCTGGGTCGTGATGATCGCCCTCGCCGTCTGGATCCTCGCCGCCGGGCACTGGCACATCTCCCTGACCGGCAGCCCGAAACACCTGTCGACGGGCGAGCAGGTCCGGCAGTGGTTCGGCGCGGCCGGGCTGATCCTGGCCACCTACGGCACGCTCATGCTGAACTTCTGCGACTTCTCCCGCAACGCACCGGACCAGAAGACCGTGCGGCGC
Proteins encoded in this region:
- a CDS encoding S53 family peptidase, yielding MRRTPVFAAAFTVALAVTAPVAEAAPAQHGHAQRVCSAAPAGFAACNAWIDTDAVPAAAAAMPSGLGPADLLSAYNLGTLAGSAGAGRTIAIVDAYDAPTAFADVNVYRAQYGIPALASCTPSSVDASTTPCFAKADQSGGTTYPRKDGGWAQEISLDLDMTSAICPKCNILLVEATTPSMANLGTAVNTAVGLGAEVVSNSYGGSEYSGETTDESQYFNHPGVAVTVSSGDSGYGVEFPAASRYVTAVGGTSLTKASNTRGWSETAWSGAGSGCSAYVAKPSWQSDSGCGKRTVADVSAVADPATGVAVYDSTAYQGRSGWMVFGGTSVAAPLVGGVYALGGVSGVTGANTVYSHTSSLYDVSGGSNGSCGGGYLCTAVTGYDGPTGLGTPNGAAAF
- a CDS encoding GntR family transcriptional regulator — protein: MNERQPLAATRQRVREELRERILTGRLRPGDRLVERELAEDLGVSRVPVREAIRSLEAEGFVVVQSPRRVVVRQLARIDVEELFDVREALEGLAAGLAAERAGAAELKRLERMLADAARATARGDAARITVLNSRFHDEIVAVAGNGLLSTMLQPLEGRLRWLTSQNEHWTDLLGEHRRLYEAIASGDPDRAKASAVEHVRVNREVTLRSLFGDEPGERPAG
- a CDS encoding NCS1 family nucleobase:cation symporter-1; translation: MTAAPLASTRQETAAPPDPRLWNEDLAPAKERRWKVYDIFALWMSDVHNLGNYTFAAGLFVLGLSAWQVFTALLFGFVIIYAGMNLMGRIGQRTGVPFPVVARISFGTFGANLPALIRAIIAIFWYGIQTYLASVAITVLALAIDPGLKPLTEHGFLGLHFLGWICFVALWAVQALILTRGMESVRKFQDWCGPAIWVVMIALAVWILAAGHWHISLTGSPKHLSTGEQVRQWFGAAGLILATYGTLMLNFCDFSRNAPDQKTVRRGNFWGLPVNSTAFALLSVIVTAGSMQVFGEAITDPAELLAKVHNTPVLIVGALTFAVATMGVNIVANFVSPAYDLANIWPKRITFTIGGMISAVAALCVLPWKLYSSPAVVNYFLGGLGAFLGPLFGIMIVDYYLIRRGKVDVAQLFVDGGAYPRVNPRALVTFFPAAALSAVIALVPFFAPAAPYSWFIGTASSAALYWAVSRKLR